AAATACACGTGAGAAGAGAAGATTCCTACCACAACAAGCTTTATACATGTCAGACTTTTGTCTAATGGGTTCTCATGACCGAACTTATGCGGGTGGCCAGATTAATTTTCAAAATGATCTGAATTATTGGTTATATAGCGATGTCAATTCGTCATACTTTGTTCATTCTTCAAGTTGTGCTTGTTTTCCTAATGTCATTATGTCCATACTTTGAACTTCTTTTTAGAATCATGTCATGTGCATTGAAGCCTCCAAGATATTTAGTTTCTGCCAGGAATCGTTACAGAGATGTTTCTGTCTGTATTGTCATTGTAGTCCTATAAGCCAATCATGATTCCTTCGAATAAATCTTACGTTATAAAAAAATCATTGTTCCTTCTAATCTATCTGTCCTGTTTTACTGTTGTTAGATGCTTTTCAAATTCCATGTTGTCTCCTGATGGAAATAATTGTGTGCTTTACATCCCAGGACAtttatactccctctgtttcaatttagatgacacacttttcttattagttcgttccaaaaagaatgacacatttctacaattggaaataattcaactttaaactcttcattttacccatttcacccttaatgagaagcttttataaccacacaatgtcatggccccacaaagtttttacccttaagcttttaagaccacaagtttcaaacgtCTTCTTCCTTATCAAAAAGAAAGTTTCAAacgtcttctttttttttcttaaactccgtgccgagtcaaaccacctcatctaaattgaaacggagggagtaatttcTTCCAAGTTGTCAGTATCTTGTGGTACAATCTAATACAAGCCTCACAATGCATGCCTGATGAGCTTAATTTTACACTTAATGAATCCCTTTCATATCTTACAAATATAATACAATTCTTACATGTTAGTGATTATgtaatacatatatatgatgGGGGTTGATCGGGTTAGTGATTATGCTGTTATCGAATGCAAAGTTGAATAAAAATTTATTTCGAATTTTTTAATGGATTTCTAGCATATTCTTACTTATTTATCTATGCATAACTGGTCAATTATTTATTGCCATGATAGTTTATATGTAATTTTTTAAATTAGCTTCTACTATCTTAGCATATGATGCATACTTAACTATTTTGATACATGATCTGCCTCCCGATTTGACAGCAATGGTTTGAATCATAGTGGTAGTGCTTTTTGGATATTCTTGAACAAGATGTTATGCAGATAGTCCAGCATCTTTTGTAAAGGAGATATATGCTAAATTATTCATCATTTGGTGGTATTGGCTTGCTAACATTTTTGTACCATGTGTTAACAGGTCCTGTTGGAGAGGACATGTTTCACTGGCAGGCTACAATAATGGGGCCCTCTGACAGCCCTTATGCTGGGGGTGTATTTTTAGTCACTATCCATTTTCCTCCAGATTATCCATTCAAACCTCCTAAGGTATCTTATAGTTGCAAAATTACTTTGTGAGTCATTGATGTGTCTGCTGGTGGTTGTTCTTTTGCAGATTCCTTCTTATTTGGTTTTTGCATATTGGAGCATAATTTTCTTAGACTTTTGACTCCCTTCtattcttgcattatttgatgatgtTGAAATAGATTTCCTGGTAATGAGCTTGTGTGAAGTGCAATGTAGAAGAGAAGTTGATTTCTGCAGCTGTGGTCTCTGGCTTATATTCTTATCCCTTTTTATTAGACCGTCACCTTGCCTTAGAACAAAATTTCAAGGTTGAGGTCTTACGgataggggtgttcatggttcggtttttcccaaaaaagaaaccaaaccaagtaagtcggtttttttaatattggaaccaaacttaaccaattaagtcggttttttatcgattaaGTTTATGTCGGTTTTTTCTTAAAGAtaagacatacactaccaaacgcatattccgatgaatacattttcaatgtaacactatcaaacaattgctctttgagaaatctatcatttaccaagatatattgatgataattgaatcagtCTACATTATGAGCTGATACTTTTCCTATATTGTAATTCCGCATCCTCTCGATGCTTTTGTTATTAATATACCACTTCATCAAAAAAAATTGAATCAAAtggtgatgaataatttaaggacTCGATTAAAatagattatttttaacatgaaatagattctcgtacttagcaaaagaaaactagaactaaaatgtaaaggcaaagaactagattattataatagcaaataaCTAGACTAAAAGTGCAAACAATTAACATGTACCATAAAACTTTGGAAACtttgtttaaaaatatacatatatataggtataataataaattttaaatagctacttctataatcggtttggtttgattttttcgattatttttttattaaaaccaaaaccaaaccaaaccaaatctgttcggtttttaaaaattcaaaaccgaaaccaaaccaaaaaAGTATCGTTTTTTTGGATCGGTTTTTGGTTTGATTCGTCTtttggtttggttcggtttttcggggtttttatgaacacccctacttaAAGATAACACACTAGTAGGGTTTTGTTACTGGGGGGGACAGAAGGTGTTATGATACTTAAATCAACATATTACATATGCTTTGTTTTTGAAACTTTTGGTGCCAGATATGGTGATTAAAGAGGAATATGGATTTCAtctttcaatttttattttaatattgcCTTGGACTAGCCCTAGGGATTTAGTCTTAGTGGTAAGGGTGCAACACGTGATGTATGGGTCAGGCGCACGTCACGGGTTCAAACCTTGCCGTTGACAAAAGCTTGGTATTACGTGAAGAAGGGTAGAGGGGTCGGCTCGTTCTCCACCGAGTTTTGAACTGTGCACCACTGTCCCTTCGGGATTTCTCGGTGATAAAAAAACCTTGGTTTTTTCATACTTGATACGTCATTTACAGAAAGAAAGAGCAGGATTCTCTTTGGGGTAGGTTAAGAACGAGGAAGGTTCAGCTTCTTTTGAATGACATCATGATCGATATCAGCTAGGTGATCTGCAGGACTAAATGAATGTTTTATACAGATGTACTGATACCTGAAACATTTGGAAAATTTCTGTCAGCGTCAAACAAGCTGTTTCTCAGTCAATCATTAGTTGGTGAACCTGAACATGTTCATGTATTTATTGTTAATTTGTAAGCTGGAGTCTTCCACTAGACTTTATTGTGTTACATTATGGTTAAATCTTTGCAGGTTGCTTTTAGGACAAAAGTTTTCCATCCAAATATCAACAGTAATGGGAGCATTTGCTTGGACATACTGAAGGAGCAGTGGAGCCCCGCGTTAACTATTTCCAAGGTCCTTTCTTACCTTTATCTGCTGAGAAATAATACAAGCTGTGAAAACATTCCTATTCAGAGTCTTGGGACTCATAATATAAGAGTTTTTTTCAAATCATTTTGGATGCATCAGCTAATTTGTTGGTAATCTAAAGGATAGGTAATAAAGATATAGTGATTCCTTGAAAAGGAAACAACATTTTTATTGGacattttatataataattagtAGGTGACTTAATCCTATTAGCTTTTCCTTATTATTCCTTTATAGCTTTAGGGAGCAATGGTGAAAACATTTTAACTATCTAACTTGTCCTTCATAAGGTGCTTTGGTTTCAGTTGATAACATATCTGTTCTCTAATGGTACAtcaattgtttctgtggaattatGTGTTGTGTTAAATGGTTTTCCTAGACCAGTAGAACTGGTTGAGTTTCACGAAGTATGTTGTGTTATTTGTGTTTCTTAAGGTGGGAAAGGTTTCTGTATTACCTTCAGGTTTTGCTTTCAATCTGCTCACTTTTGACGGACCCAAACCCTGATGACCCCCTGGTTCCTGAGATTGCTCACATGTACAAGACAGACAAGGCCAAATATGAAGCAACCGCCAGGAGTTGGACCCAGAAGTATGCCATGGGCTAAATATTGCCTATGGCGGCTTGAATTGatataaagaaaaacaaattTCAATGTCTTTCTTCTCCGCGCTCTCCATTAACAAGTTGTACAATAGCATTAAGCATTGCCCTCTGCAGGAAGACTAATGATGCTTTGAATTTTGTTTATATAGATTCTAATATTTTATGTGGGGAAGCATATATTTATCTGGTTTTGGATTGTTTCCTTTGGCTTGACACTATTTGTGTAAAAAATTCATGCCTTTTGTACATTCTACTATCATGTTTATTACTATTAAGGTTAACTATGTGAGATACAGCATCATCCTCGAGGTGGGGTTTATCTTATCGTAGTTTAGTTTTATCTAATTAACCTTGGTCTATGAAGTTTTAGAAAAGATGAACGGATGTCtttgttttttccttttcttcttttccccGTTTCCTATTTTCCCACCTTGAACTACTTCTCAAGTATATGGCCACAGTTTAATGGAGTTTCCAAAATTTCGTTGTTTACGGACTAGTCTATATTTAGCATCGAGTAATCTGAAACCACCCTATTATATGATGCTTATATTTTGGGTTGGTTTGTGCAGGGGCGGGTGTAGCGTTGTACCGGTGGGGTTCAATTGAATTCATAACTTTCGATGCatagtaaaaatttattaaaattgtataaatagtagatatgaactcataattttaaaaatataattggtTTAACGCTAAAAACTTTAAAAGCTGAACCCATAAGGTTTAAATTCTGAATCCGCCTTTGGGTTTGTGTGCATCTGCTACCAAAGTTTCTGCGGAAAGAATTCCCTTACTTTCATCTCTGTTGAAATTTGAACTTGGTTTCCATATTGTTACTCCGACTCTTCGACTGTTTCACCATCTACTACAGGGGTAATCATTGCACCATTGGATGCGGGAGAATAATGGCATGTTTTGCCAAGTTTTTTCGagttcaaaaatactttttttttcaaaaaaagtgttttttttttcaaatttgaaatgTTTGGCCAAGCctttaggaaaaaaaaaaagtgtttttgagaagAAGCAGAAGAAAAGTATCTTCTTCTCATAAGCACTTTTTTGAGAAgcaattttgagaaaaatacatttagaaacactttttaaaagctttatcaaacactaattgctgtttagaagtactttttaaattaattagccaaacacaaattgcttctcaccaaaagtacttttaaaaaaaaaaatacttttcaaaataagctcaTTTTTCCAGGCCAAACGGGCTATTACACTTGTTGATTCTTTGCTGGGATCCTAAGCTTTCAAGGGCCAGGGGAAAGAGATGAAAATCAAATTTGTTATCGAGTTGCCAAAGTATTCTGAAAGTTAAAAACTTGTTTATCACAAAAATTAAAGGATCCACTTTATTACCAGCGTGAGTCACATTTTAGCAATGGTTTCCTATTTACTTCTATTTGCCAACCAGAACTGTAAATCTGAAATTGAGCTCCAACTTTTATGTCTTATCCTTTTTGTAATAAATAATTTGAAAGGGGGATAAAGGAACACAAAAAAGCAAAAAACAAAGCTTATATTGATGTAAATTTAAATGACTAAGAagttattaaatattcatataactGTCTTCAACTTATTCAGAGTTAAGGTGGAGTTATTGTTTAGTTGTTATTATTCCTTTATTTACTGACGCATAGAATTCGTTTAGTGAAAATTTCGGCTCTAACATAGAATTCGTTTAGGGCTGGCAAGTGGGTCGATTCCGGGTCTAAacgggccggtccaaacggtctcGATCCCAGTtccgggccggtcccaaattaaacgggcctgGGCCAAACGAGCTTTTTGTAAGgacgggaccgggaccgtttggtcccggccTGCaggctaaacgggctaagtgggcccaacatattttttttaaaaaaataaatgaaataaatattagagacaaaagaatgttaaaaaaaatatctaaaacaatgctttgtaaattttattatagaattgtgacctaaattttaatattcaatatttaatatcgaatatatatagtatatcgatataagatgtatatatagtatatatatatatatatatatatataagctatattcgataagctatatatacatcttatatactatatataagatgtatatattgtatagtatatatattaaatgtatgtatatatatatatatatatatatatatatatcgatatatgatgtatatatagtatatatataagtaataagctatattcgataagctatatatacataatatagtatagtatatatattaaatgtattttatatatatatatatatttttttttttttattacttatatatatatatatatatatataagctatattcgataagttatatatacatcttatatactatatataagatgtatatatagtataatatatatattaaatgtataatatatatattaaagttatatgtagaagaaaattagagagagattgtgatagattgatgattctgtaagaaaaaatgaaagaatgatggggtttttatagttgaaaatagggaaaaagtgtaattataaaaagtttggtattaaaacaaagttgggggggttaaatgactattttataaatagccaacggctatactatttttaaaaaaaaatagccgttggaaCTGTTTGACCCGTTAAGGGATCGGGCCGGTCCCGGGCTctggcgggctaaacggtcccgggcctggcgggcccaaGTCATAGGACAAGCCCAGACCCACTAAAACACCCGTTTgacccgcggtcccgggccggcCCACTTACCACCAATACCTGTAATACATTTGTGGGACAGGAAACAGCGAAGGGTTTCAGCAGCAGACAGACTTGCCATTAAAGGAATACCACatgcaaaaaagagaaaaaaagtgaacaaaaaaacaaaacagaTTAGTTTAAACACCAAATTCAGACCACTAAAGAAGGAAAAGAACTCTACCTTACATTCCAATTGGTCTAAAAAATATTCCCAACCAATGAAATCTGAAAAAAGCAAAGGCAAGTAAGCTTTTTTTAAGTATAAAATGAATTGATTGGTGGTGCATTTCTTTTGCTTTGATATTATTGTATATTATATGGAGATAAAAAATACTAATAAAGATTTGCATATTCTGACAGAGAGAGCAGGGATTTTACATGATAAAATCACTCAAAAAATCTATTATGAAGGATTACATTTCTGTAGAGATTGTGCTGAACATGGTCGTTACTGTGGAATTGCAGACCTCAGAATAGAAGATAAGGAGAAATTGATTGCCATTCGAGACTCATTGAAGGAAATTCAGAACATGCTTGAGTTCTACCAGGTTTTACTTTTGGTTACTTTCTTTTGTCTAAAATGAattcattttttttgtttgttaATTTATTCTAAATGCATGATTAGTTGAGACGTCGAAGACATAATTAAGTATAAAAAGTATCCGATATTTTTAATAACTTGCAgttttagatgagatggtcacacacAATTCAACGAGTATTTGACAAGGAATGGGTCTTGAGGTCGAGTCTCCGGCATACAATGGCATTAAACTACCTTTGCCACTGCAAGACGATTCAGGAGTTAACGTATATTCAATCAAATATCTCTATAACAACCTCTAGTTCGAACTCTTTTGGCTATAGCatgaaaattaatttcataaaaaacttgacttttatagtgaatgactgttatatgatgatgttgttatagagaggtctgactgtatatatataaaaaattatttatgccCTATTAGGGTAGTACAATTTTCCAAAGAAGGGGATCCAATTGAACTCCTTCCGGTGATCATGATGCCGTCATTGCTCGCATATGAGAGGCAGTATTGGAGGcataattaaatatataaaaGTGTGTTATGTCTATCAGCAAGAGCTGCCCTTTATTAAGGGGTGTCATCCGTCACAGTTTTGCagcaaaaatatgataattactTGTATATGTGTGTAACCAGAATTTTATAAAAAATGAATA
This sequence is a window from Nicotiana tomentosiformis chromosome 5, ASM39032v3, whole genome shotgun sequence. Protein-coding genes within it:
- the LOC104091432 gene encoding ubiquitin-conjugating enzyme E2 28; this translates as MASKRILKELKDLQKDPPTSCSAGPVGEDMFHWQATIMGPSDSPYAGGVFLVTIHFPPDYPFKPPKVAFRTKVFHPNINSNGSICLDILKEQWSPALTISKVLLSICSLLTDPNPDDPLVPEIAHMYKTDKAKYEATARSWTQKYAMG